TAAGAAATCAAAAATAAAGAGAACAACTATGAAAACATTAAAGACAATTCTAGCCGTTCTGACACTAAGTATCTTTACACTTATCAATGCAAACGCTGAATACAGACCATTAGGTGGTATTACTTATAGCTTCAAAGTGGCGACAGGTCAGCAAGTAGCTACATTGGTACTTAAAGACATGGAAGGCAAAGCAGTTGACTTCATCTTGAACAACGCACAAGGTAAAGTGGTAATGCACCGCAAATTTGAAGGTATTACTGAAACTTCTGCAAAACTGGATTTCGCAGCACTGCAAAAAGGTGAATACACAATGACGCTTCAGTTTGAAGACAACCGTGTAATCAGAAAACTGGAAATCACAGATGCGAAAACTGTAATCATGAAAGACTACCAGCTGACAAGCAAGGACATGCCATACCAATTCAAGCTGCAAGGCAAAGAATTGAGCCTGTTCTTCAACAAGCAAGCTGAAAAAGTACTGAACATCACGATTACAAACGAAGTAGGAGAAGAAGTGTACAGCACTCGTTTCGTAAACGGATTCAAGCCTGTTAAGCAGCTTGACCTGAGACTTTTGGACAGTGGTATCTACTACGTGAAAATCAAAGGCAACGAAACTAACGTAACAGAAACAATTGCTCTGTAATCAATACAGACATTCATTTTCATACATACACTAAGCAAAAAGCCCTACCGATAATCGGTAGGGCTTTTTTTGTACAAGAGAAATTCAGTAAAAGGAATATGCCAGTTACTGAACTAAACCTGTCTTACTTTAGCTCCTCTTTGAGGAACTTGGCTGTATAGCTTTTCTTATTCTTTACAACTTCTTCAGGAGTACCTGTACAGACAATTGTTCCACCTTCACTACCACCTTCAGGACCAAGATCAATGATATGGTCTGCCACTTTGATCACATCAAGGTTGTGTTCAATAATCAATACGGTATTGCCTTTGTCTACCAACTTCTGAACAACATCAAGCAAGTGTTGGATATCCTGAAAATGGAGTCCAGTAGTAGGTTCATCCAGAATATAGAATGTTTTGCCTGTGTCTCGTTTGGAAAGTTCAGTAGCTAGCTTGACCCTTTGAGCCTCACCTCCTGAGAGGGTTGTGGCATGCTGTCCAAGCGTGATATAACCTAGTCCTACATCATTCAAGGCTTTTACCTTACGAAGAATTTTAGGTTGGTGCTCAAAGAATTCCAACGCTTGTTCCACGGTCATATCCAATACATCTGAGATGGACTTGCCTTTGAAACGAACTTCCAAGGTTTCTCTGTTGTATCGTTTGCCTTTACATGTTTCACAGTCAATATATACATCAGGAAGGAAATCCATCTCAATCAGTTTCTTGCCGCCTCCCTGACATTCTTCACAGCGACCTCCCTTAACATTGAAGGAGAACCTCCCTGCTTGTAACCCCTAATCTTGGATTCGGGAAGGTTAGCAAAGATTGCCCTGATATCTGTAAACATACCTGTGTATGTAGCAGGATTGGAACGAGGAGTTCTACCGATTGGTGATTGGTCTACCTCAATGACTTTGTCTATATGTTCTAAGCCTGAAATCTGCTTGTAGGCTTTCGGTTCCTTCTTTGACCTATAAAAATGTTGGTTAAGAATAGGGTAGAGCGTATCGTGGATCAGGGTTGATTTACCACTGCCTGATACACCTGTTACACAGATCATCTTGCTGAGAGGAAACTCTACACTGACGTTTTTCAGGTTGTTTCCTGAAGCACCTTCAATTATCAGCACTTCGCCGCTGCCATTTCTACGTTGGGCAGGTATCTCAATCTGACGCTTTCCTTGCAGGAAGTCAGAGGTCATGCTTTTTTGTTTCAGGAATTCTGCTGGAGTTCCGGCTGCAATTACTTTACCGCCATGAATACCTGCTCCCGGACCAATGTCAAGGATATAGTCTGATTCAAGCATCATATCCTTATCGTGTTCGACAACAATTACAGAGTTGCCCAAGTCACGCAAGTTTTGCAGAGAGTGAATCAGTTTAATATTGTCACGCTGGTGCAAGCCAATACTAGGCTCATCTAAAATGTAAAGAACACCAACGAGTTGTGTGCCAATTTGTGTAGCAAGTCTGATACGTTGAGCTTCACCGCCTGAAAGTGTCTTCAGAGGTCTATTGAGAGTAAGGTAGTCCAACCCTACATCTAAAAGGAAACCGATTCGCTTACGAAGTTCCTTTAATATCTCATGGGCAATGATGTTCTGCTTCTCAGATAGGCGGGACTCAATACCAACAAACCATTCACTCAAAGTATTGATGTCCATTTGTGCCAATTCGGCAATGTTCTTTTCATCAATCTTAAAGTGTAAAGCCTCTTTCTTTAGTCGGCCACCATGACAGTCTGGACAAGTATTGATTACCAAAAATTCTTCTGTCCACTCTCGCATCTTTTCTGATTCAGAGTGGCGTTTCAGGAAGTTGATAACCCCTTCAAAGTCTGTATGCCAATTGGTGCCAGGGTATTTTGTAGATTCCACCTCCACTTCTTCATCAGAGCCGTAGAGCAAGATATCTAATACATCTTCTGGAAGCTTGTTAATTGGTGTGGAAAGACTCAGTTTTCTTTTCTTGAGGATTGCCTCGATTTTTTTGAAAATCCAGATATCACGGTATTCACCAAGAGGCGCAATTCCTCCTCGGCTGATACTTAGCTTTGGATCAGGAATGATGGATTCCTTGGTGATTTCCTCCACTTCACCAATACCGTTACAGGTAGGACAGGCCCCATAAGGTGAGTTAAAGGAGAACATGTTTGGTGCAGGTTCATCATAGGATATACCTGATACAGGGTCCATCAAGTGTTTGGAGAAATGTTTAACGTTTTTCCCCTCAGCTTCATCCGGAAGGTAAATCATCATGATGCCTTCTCCATGTTGCATAGCCGTCTTGATAGACTGTGTAATGCGGAAGCGGTCTTCTTCTTTTACAATAACCCTATCCACCACGATTTCAATATCGTGGGTTTTGTAGCGGTCTACCTGCATTTTTGGAACTAGGTCCATTATTTCTCCATCTACACGCACTTTCCCGAAACCTTGTTTGCGCAATTGGACAAAAAGTTCACGGTAATGTCCTTTACGTCCTTTGACAACAGGCGCCAGAATGACCATTTTCTTGCTATCATATTTGTCCATGATTAGCTCAATGATCTGGTCTTCGGTCTGCTTAACCATTTTTTCTCCTGTAACATAAGAGAAGGCTTCGCCAGCCCTAGCATACAGAAGTCTTAGGAAGTCATAGATTTCGGTAGTAGTCCCTACAGTAGATCGAGGGTTGCGGGAAGTGGTTTTCTGCTCAATTGAGATAACAGGACTAAGTCCCTCGATTTTGTCCACGTCAGGCCTTTCCATATTCCCGATAAACGAACGGGCATATGCTGAAAAGCTCTCCATGTAGCGGCGCTGACCCTCTGCATAGATAGTGTCAAATGCCAATGACGACTTGCCACTGCCACTGATGCCAGTAATTACGATTAGCTTGTTGCGAGGGAAGCTTACATCAAAGTTTTTGAGGTTGTTTTCCCTAGCGCCATAAATTGAAATTTGTTCGTCAAATGTTCCGTCCTGTTCTTGCAGGTACTTGTCCATGCCTTCCGTCTTCACGCGTGATTGTGTTTGAGTTGTTGCAGATAGACAAAGTTAGGAACATTTGCTTGATATACCACGAAGAGTGTTTATGTGAATCAATATTTATCACTATTCCATTACTGACAGGGCTTCGGGGTGTTTATATGTTGAACCTATTGGGCTTTTTTACGCTTAACAGAGTATGTGGAGTTGATGAAGAGGGGGATGTCAATTGTAACATAATCAGTGATATATGAAAGATAGTGATCTAATGGTGCTGCTGGTGATATGTGGATGTATGTCGTGCGGTACGCCCCAAGAAAACAAAGAAAAAGACAAAACAGTGGCAGAGTATTCAGAAGGCGACTCTCCTATTATTGGAAATGCTGTAGCCCCTAAAAAGGCAGTAGCCCATATCGGTGCTGCAAGTGGGAGCAATGTAAAAGGAGAGATCACTTTTTTGTATGAAGGAGACAAAGTCACGATGAAGGTAGAGGTAGAAGGACTGCCAGCTGGTACACATGCTATACATTTACATGAGAATGGAGACTGCTCTGCTGAAGATGGCAAGTCAGCTGGAGGGCATTGGAATCCGATGGATAAGGATCATGGTAAAATAGGCAACGATGGCCCATATCATAAAGGGGATATTGGTAATCTGGAAACAGGTGAAGATGGAAAGGTAACTTTGACATTTTTTACTGATGAGTGGTGTGTGGGATGTGGAAATGAGTCCAAGGACGTAATAGGGAAATCGGTTATCATCCATGCAGGAGAAGACGATTTCACCTCACAGCCTTCAGGAAATGCAGGAAAAAGAATCGGTTGTGGTGTCATTGAGCAAGAATGAGGGATGGCAGTTTACAAACAGTTGAAAAAATGACGGATAACTTTATGTACATTCGTTGAAAATCCCTCATAAAACTCTGATAACGGGCAATTTTGTCGCTTTTTTACAAGAGAAAAGCACAGTTGCCCTATTACCTTTGAAATAAGGAAAAAATACAAACAGCTACATGTCTTAAGCAATTTCTCAAATAGTTCCGAATGTAAAATAGAGACTGTTTATATTGATGTTTAGACGTGATTTATAACCCATTTTCCCAAAGTATTATAAGTGATAAACATTTACCACATTTCACACTATACTAACTGACACAGACAAAGCACTAAATGTGCTACTTGGCTAAAAAATACTCACACACTTTTACTACACACAACCTGTGCTACTTGGCTATATGTATTCAACGGCACCGAAAGGTGCTACTCGGTTAATTTTACTGTTGTATCCACAGGTTGTGCCACTCGGCTCTAAATATTAAAAAAGAATTTACTACCACAAGCGGTTCTCTGTGGAAAGGAAGAACCAAATAATTTAGCTAAAAACTCAAAACTACAAACAGTACTTACAACCATCTACTAACATGTTGCAATGTTCGATTACACACTGCCATTCTTATGGATTGGGCTGAGCAGATCATTCCTGCAAGGTACTTGAGAATTCAAGGACTCTAGAAATGCATGACTAACATATCCGTTAGAGGATAGTACATTACTCCAAAATTGGGGGCTAAAAGCTATGACCTAATAACTTCAAACCTATTAGGCAACCGAAAAAAAGAAAGGCAGTTTACCCGAAAAGGTGCAAACTGCCTTTTTGTATTATAATCGAAAAGGAGATCAGATAGCGTAAAGCTGCATCACTCCAACAGGTTTCTTATTGCCATTTTCTACCACAACAAGAGAAGTGATCTTGTTGTCGATTAGCATTTTTTCGGCTTCGGCTAGCATCATGTCTGCTGTCACGGTTTTAGGGTCGCGAGTCATGATATCTTCAATTTTCTTGTCAAAAAGCTGTTGGTATTTTTGCCAAGCACGACGCAGGTCTCCATCAGTAATGATACCGATTAGCTGCTCATCTTCTACAACCATCGCCAAACCTAGTTTCCCTTCACTCATTTTCAGAATCAGGTCTTGAAAAGTAGTGTCAGGAGTCACAAATGGAAGGCTTTCCGATCGCATTACATCTTTGACTCTTGTCAGTAACTTTCTGCCTAAACTGCCTCCTGGATGGAACATGGCAAAGTTTTCAGGTTTGAAGTTTCTCTCCTCCATCAGGGCAACAGCCAAAGCATCTCCCATAGCCAAAGTAGCAGTGGTAGATGACGTAGGAGCCAATTCTAATGGACAGGCTTCTTTGCTGACTGAAATGTCAAGGAAGAAATCAGAGTTACGAACTAGCGTCGATTCAGCACGCCCACAGATAGAGATAAACTTGTTGCCGTTTCTTTTTACAGCAGGAATCAGGCGGATCAACTCCTCCGTTTCTCCTGAGTTGGAGATGCCAATGAAAATATCATCCTTGGTAATCATACCCAAATCGCCATGGAAAGCTTCAGCAGGGTGCATAAAGAAGCTTGGCGTACCTGTACTAGCCAGTGTAGCAGCGATTTTTTTTCCAATATGTCCTGATTTAC
This portion of the Limibacter armeniacum genome encodes:
- a CDS encoding superoxide dismutase family protein, with protein sequence MKDSDLMVLLVICGCMSCGTPQENKEKDKTVAEYSEGDSPIIGNAVAPKKAVAHIGAASGSNVKGEITFLYEGDKVTMKVEVEGLPAGTHAIHLHENGDCSAEDGKSAGGHWNPMDKDHGKIGNDGPYHKGDIGNLETGEDGKVTLTFFTDEWCVGCGNESKDVIGKSVIIHAGEDDFTSQPSGNAGKRIGCGVIEQE
- a CDS encoding KpsF/GutQ family sugar-phosphate isomerase, whose amino-acid sequence is MNTNEKILAAGKRVFKIEAEEIAALSDKLTDDFAGAVQAILDCNNGKVIVCGMGKSGHIGKKIAATLASTGTPSFFMHPAEAFHGDLGMITKDDIFIGISNSGETEELIRLIPAVKRNGNKFISICGRAESTLVRNSDFFLDISVSKEACPLELAPTSSTTATLAMGDALAVALMEERNFKPENFAMFHPGGSLGRKLLTRVKDVMRSESLPFVTPDTTFQDLILKMSEGKLGLAMVVEDEQLIGIITDGDLRRAWQKYQQLFDKKIEDIMTRDPKTVTADMMLAEAEKMLIDNKITSLVVVENGNKKPVGVMQLYAI